The following are encoded in a window of Macadamia integrifolia cultivar HAES 741 unplaced genomic scaffold, SCU_Mint_v3 scaffold2949, whole genome shotgun sequence genomic DNA:
- the LOC122067511 gene encoding uncharacterized protein LOC122067511 has protein sequence MVNRKKKQKSVASKPEVVETRNNENTRGYGVEKMKEKNVDDKAEEKKPTGFIEVDSVSKTVSKKQKRGADREMAEAFFLSPEIGSSRLRPRKDIPSFRRVLLSSNDFDRIVGKRVKVFWPDSRRWFSGRIKSFDQEKQLHTVIYDDGDKEHLDLMQERFELEIFPSETFILSSRSEPKFPDTGEGSRDSINEGSHIIDDAETVNTKMKRSMSSRAQKRTSKKEGFEPEKKYARMVSEPSKAAKGKHPKLQSGKDTDSDEVSEKIEQKMATGEIYMDKTVGASSQEHHNEAELHTGKKELGSDGSEVSGESAKVDATEVNDVNPFEKKGKIKRKKTSKEAKKGKAEPKVKRNTEDEKLAHLEDMEADVLPEIVDKKKTVGKITMERSENLDDGKDQTGFDSNQASGGSKEASEVQSTQTKSLNKEEDPEVLGIQKIESHEAAGDKVEPGDENILEEGREVNIISLTNQETASDGGPDAKSSDSQPVSNAKANEEENQDNVESQEEPLIKMLARAKSRK, from the exons ATGGTAAacaggaagaagaaacaaaaatctgTTGCTAGTAAACCAGAAGTTGTGGAAACCAGGAATAATGAGAACACAAGGGGATATGGTGtggaaaaaatgaaagaaaaaaacgtAGATGATAAGGCTGAGGAAAAGAAACCTACTGGTTTTATTGAGGTTGATAGTGTGTCTAAAACTGTTTctaagaaacagaaaagagGTGCGGACAGGGAGATGGCAGAGGCGTTCTTCCTGTCCCCTGAAATTGGGTCATCTAGACTCCGCCCGAGGAAGGATATACCTTCCTTCCGAAGGGTGTTACTAAGTTCCAATGATTTTGACAGAATCGTGGGGAAGAGGGTGAAAGTATTCTGGCCAGACTCGAGGAGATGGTTTTCTGGTCGGATAAAGTCGTTTGACCAGGAGAAGCAGCTCCACACTGTTATCTATGATGACGGTGACAAGGAGCATTTGGATTTGATGCAAGAGCGTTTTGAACTTGAGATTTTTCCGAGTGAAACATTCATTTTATCCTCTAGATCAGAGCCCAAGTTTCCAGATACTGGTGAGGGGAGTAGAGACTCTATAAATGAGGGTTCACATATTATAGATGATGCTGAAACTGTAAACACAAAGATGAAGCGGAGCATGTCATCAAGAGCCCAAAAAAGGACGTCAAAGAAAGAGGGGTTTGAACCAGAGAAAAAGTATGCTAGGATGGTAAGTGAACCCTCAAAGGCTGCCAAAGGAAAGCATCCAAAGCTGCAAAGTGGAAAAGATACTGATAGTGATGAAGTAAGTGAAAAAATTGAGCAGAAGATGGCGACTGGTGAAATCTATATGGACAAAACTGTGGGTGCTAGTTCTCAGGAACATCACAATGAGGCTGAACTGCACACTGGTAAAAAAGAATTGGGTTCTGATGGCAGTGAGGTAAGTGGAGAATCTGCAAAAGTGGATGCCACTGAGGTCAATGATGTTAATCCAtttgaaaagaagggaaagatcaAGAGGAAAAAAACATCAAAGGAAGCAAAAAAGGGCAAGGCAGAACCAAAAGTCAAAAGAAATACTGAGGATGAGAAGTTAGCGCACTTGGAGGACATGGAAGCTGATGTGCTTCCTGAAATAGTTGACAAGAAGAAAACCGTTGGAAAAATCACTATGGAAAGATCTGAAAATCTTGATGATGGGAAAGATCAGACAGGATTTGATTCAAACCAAGCAAGTGGTGGAAGCAAGGAAGCATCTGAAGTTCAGAGTACTCAAACAAAATCTcttaataaagaagaagatcCCGAGGTTCTTGGTATACAGAAAATTGAGAGTCATGAAGCTGCAGGAGATAAAGTGGAGCCAGGAGACGAGAATATtttggaagaaggaagagaggtgAATATTATTAGTTTGACAAACCAGGAAACCGCCTCAGATGGGGGGCCTGATGCAAAGTCCTCAGATTCACAGCCAGTATCAAATGCCAAAGCCAATGAAGAGGAAAATCAGGATAATGTGGAAAGCCAGGAAGAACCTCTAATAAAGATGCTAGCAAGGGCCAAATCTAG GAAGTGA